Proteins from one Setaria italica strain Yugu1 chromosome V, Setaria_italica_v2.0, whole genome shotgun sequence genomic window:
- the LOC101757333 gene encoding polygalacturonase At1g48100, whose product MPSPSTRPLVTSTRPQWRRPVPPLVTTVLISILVLLSVLCLPVAADASRALHYHRKHRRHHRRHRASENSSHISVPPAALPPGVDGDSPAEPPSLPPDAGDDAPVPRPRRHKRCYSPSRPPPSVAPAPAPAKPPPAFSSAKPPSAERAKAPTHSHAKPPSLPPAKPPNFSLAKPPSPSPAKAPSRSHAKPPSSLSPARPPSPSPRKAPAPTFFPSKPPSLPPSHAKPTPCTPAKAPLAQPPRLAPARPPMPSPARPPPFSPASPPAHPPAKPSKRAPAQTPRLAPAKPPTPSLSPAQSPRPSPANPPAASTVPAKPPAFPPAMSKPIPPPPPPAKNSSSACANVFDVRAFGASGNGSSDDTRAFRAAWKAACSSNASTTATLLVPPDGVFTITSTIFAGPCKSGLIFQIDGVLMPPDGPASWPATDSRRQWIVFYKADGMTLAGKGTIEGNGEEWWDLPCKPHRGPNGSTLPGPCDSPALIRFFLSNGVTVSGLRIENSPQFHLKFDDCVGVLVDGLFVSSPAFSPNTDGVHVENTTAVQIINSRIYNGDDCVSIGAGCSDVHIENITCGHGHGISIGSLGVHNTRACVSNVTVRNARILDSDNGLRIKTWQGGAGAVSGVEFDGVRVQNVKNCIVIDQYYCLGSGCANQTSAVRVAGVAYRDIRGTYNPRGGAPIRLACSDAVACTGITMSGVELLPAGSGAGAGAGARLADPYCWNAYGLMETLTLPPVYCLQEGRPESLQDQLTSC is encoded by the exons atgccgtcgccgtcgacgagaCCGCTGGTGACAAGCACGCGACCGCAGTGGCGTCGTCCGGTGCCGCCATTGGTGACGACGGTGCTCATTTCCATATTGGTGCTCCTCTCAGTGTTGTGCCTTCCTGTCGCCGCGGACGCGAGCCGAGCGCTGCACTACCACCGTAAGCACCGGAGGCACCACAGGCGCCACCGCGCGTCGGAGAACAGCAGCCACATCTCCGTGCCCCCGGCCGCGCTTCCTCCCGGCGTCGACGGCGATTCTCCGGCCGAGCCTCCGAGTCTGCCTCCGGATGCTGGCGACGACGCGCCGGTGCCTCGCCCTCGACGCCACAAGCGGTGCTACTCGCCATCGCGTCCTCCTCCTTCAGTAGCACCGGCGCCTGCTCCAGCCAAGCCACCGCCGGCATTCTCCTCAGCAAAACCCCCGTCAGCAGAGCGGGCTAAGGCGCCGACTCATTCTCATGCCAAGCCGCCGTCGTTGCCGCCGGCCAAGCCACCTAATTTCTCCTTGGCCAAGCCACCGTCGCCTTCGCCAGCCAAAGCACCATCTCGTTCTCATGCTAAACCACCGTCGTCGTTATCACCAGCAAGGCCACCGTCGCCCTCTCCCAGAAAGGCCCCGGCGCCTACGTTCTTTCCCTCCAAGCCACCGTCATTGCCACCGTCGCATGCCAAGCCGACACCCTGCACTCCGGCTAAGGCACCACTGGCCCAGCCACCGAGACTAGCCCCGGCCAGGCCACCAATGCCATCTCCAGCCCGGCCACCACCGTTCTCCCCGGCGAGTCCACCGGCACATCCTCCGGCCAAGCCATCAAAGAGAGCTCCTGCACAGACACCGCGACTCGCCCCGGCCAAGCCACCGACGCCGTCGCTGTCGCCGGCCCAGTCGCCGCGCCCTTCCCCGGCAAATCCGCCAGCAGCCTCTACGGTGCCAGCGAAGCCACCGGCGTTCCCTCCAGCCATGTCAAAGCcaattccgccgccgccgcctcctgccaaGAACAGCTCGTCAGCCTGCGCCAACGTGTTCGACGTGAGGGCGTTCGGCGCGTCGGGCAACGGCTCGAGCGACGACACGCGCGCGTTCCGCGCGGCATGGAAGGCGGCGTGCTCCTCCAACGCCTCCACGACGGCCACACTGCTGGTACCACCGGACGGCGTGTTCACCATCACCTCCACCATCTTCGCCGGGCCATGCAAGTCCGGGCTCATCTTCCAG ATCGATGGCGTGCTAATGCCGCCGGACGGGCCGGCGAGCTGGCCAGCGACGGACAGCCGGAGGCAGTGGATAGTCTTCTACAAGGCCGACGGCATGACGCTGGCGGGGAAGGGCACCATCGAGGGCAACGGCGAGGAGTGGTGGGACCTCCCGTGCAAACCTCACCGG GGCCCCAACGGATCGACGCTGCCCGGACCATGTGACAGCCCTGCG CTGATACGATTCTTCCTGAGCAACGGCGTGACGGTGAGCGGCCTGCGGATCGAGAACAGCCCGCAGTTCCACCTCAAGTTCGACGACTGCGTGGGGGTGCTCGTCGACGGCCTTTTCGTCAGCTCGCCGGCGTTCAGCCCCAACACCGACGGCGTCCACGTCGAGAACACCACGGCCGTCCAGATCATCAACTCCAGGATCTACAACG GTGACGACTGCGTCTCCATCGGCGCCGGCTGCTCCGACGTCCACATCGAGAACATAACGTGCGGCCACGGCCATGGCATAAG CATCGGCAGCCTGGGCGTACACAACACGCGCGCCTGCGTGTCCAACGTCACGGTCCGGAACGCGCGGATCCTCGACTCCGACAACGGCCTCCGGATCAAGACGTGgcagggcggcgccggcgccgtctccGGCGTCGAGTTCGATGGCGTGCGGGTGCAGAACGTCAAGAACTGCATCGTCATCGACCAATACTACTGCCTCGGCAGCGGGTGCGCCAACCAGACCTCCGCGGTGCGTGTCGCCGGCGTCGCGTACCGGGACATCCGGGGCACGTACAACCCGCGGGGCGGCGCGCCCATCCGCCTCGCGTGCAGCGACGCCGTCGCATGCACGGGCATCACCATGTCCGGCGTCGAGCTGCtgccggccggcagcggcgccggcgccggcgcgggggcgcgGCTTGCGGACCCCTACTGCTGGAACGCATACGGGTTGATGGAGACGCTCACGCTGCCGCCGGTGTACTGCTTGCAGGAAGGCCGCCCGGAGTCTCTCCAAGATCAGCTCACGAGTTGCTGA
- the LOC101761776 gene encoding solute carrier family 25 member 44, translating into MAAAAAADTSEASAAGLALAEANINWERLDKTRFHVIGAILFTAQQGALHPTAVVKTRMQVAEGGLAHMSGFAVFRRILRSDGIPGVFRGFGTSAVGALPGRVLALTSLEVSKQMTFKYSERFDMSEASRIAVANGVAGLVSSICSSAYFVPLDVICQRLMVQGLPGMATYRGPFDVINKVVRMEGIRGLYRGFGITMLTQSPASALWWSAYGGAQHAIWRSLGYGNDSQTKPSESELVAVQATAGTIAGACSSIITTPVDTIKTRLQVMDNYSGRPSVMKTTRLLLDEDGWRGFYRGFGPRFLNMSLWGTSMIVTYELIKRLSVKSE; encoded by the exons atggcggcggcggcggcggcggatacCTCGGAGGCGTCCGCGGCGGGGCTCGCGCTCGCGGAGGCCAACATCAACTGGGAGAG GTTGGACAAGACAAGGTTTCATGTGATTGGAGCTATCCTGTTTACAGCCCAGCAAGGTGCTCTGCACCCAACGGCTGTTGTGAAGACTAGGATGCAGGTTGCCGAAGGAGGGCTTGCACACATGTCTGGATTTGCTGTTTTTAGGAGGATACTGAGAAGTGATGGCATCCCTGGTGTTTTCAGAGGCTTTGGCACCTCTGCAGTTGGAGCTCTACCTGGGCGAGTATTAGCTCTAACATCACTGGAGGTCTCCAAACAAATGACATTTAAATACTCAGAACGTTTCGATATGTCAGAGGCATCAAGAATTGCTGTAGCAAATGGTGTGGCAGGCCTAGTGTCGAGTATCTGTTCAAGTGCATATTTTGTGCCTCTAGATGTG ATTTGCCAAAGGCTCATGGTTCAAGGATTGCCAGGGATGGCAACATATAGAGGCCCATTTGATGTGATAAATAAGGTTGTCAGAATGGAAGGGATCCGGGGGCTTTACCGAGGTTTTGGAATCACAATGTTGACCCAGTCACCAGCTTCTGCCCTTTGGTGGAGTGCATATGGTGGTGCTCAGCACGCTATCTGGAG GAGCTTGGGTTATGGAAATGACTCGCAAACAAAACCATCTGAGTCAGAACTTGTTGCTGTCCAAGCGACAGCAGGAACAATTGCTGGTGCTTGCTCATCAATTATCACCACGCCAGTAGATACCATCAAGACACGGCTTCAG GTTATGGACAATTATAGTGGCAGGCCATCTGTTATGAAAACTACCAGGCTCCTGCTAGACGAGGATGGCTGGAGGGGGTTTTATAGAGGTTTTGGACCTAGGTTTCTTAACATGTCTCTCTGGGGCACATCAATGATCGTGACATATGAGCTCATAA AGAGGCTCTCGGTGAAGTCCGAATAA